A genomic region of Capnocytophaga canimorsus contains the following coding sequences:
- a CDS encoding DUF6261 family protein, with protein sequence MKTVLEIKKANFELLNSIEYAHFIKSMLDLVKHTDLEHLNLEQEVYDQLLKCHEDLTEGTRQVRFSSETQKINNLDKQRGDYVVFLLSAFRFEQKNSLESRKEAAKILHKTLKNYAGIQSLPSGQKTQTIEGFLVDIKKPELNTYVEALGISHVINSLTEANKEYQKLVSGRAESQLTNVLINSRKVRKEATKLYRYLIKCVEGQHIVTQSSESANFINLLNKLIADTMNANKQRLSQSTINKKSTISKEEKNLSSEEKV encoded by the coding sequence ATGAAGACTGTTTTAGAGATTAAGAAAGCAAATTTCGAGCTACTCAATAGTATAGAGTATGCCCATTTTATCAAAAGTATGCTTGATTTGGTTAAGCATACAGATTTAGAGCATTTAAACTTGGAGCAAGAAGTATATGACCAACTTCTGAAATGCCACGAAGACCTTACTGAAGGCACTCGTCAAGTTCGTTTTAGTAGTGAAACACAAAAAATAAATAATTTAGATAAACAAAGGGGTGATTATGTGGTGTTCTTGCTTTCTGCTTTTCGTTTTGAACAAAAAAATTCATTAGAAAGCAGAAAAGAAGCAGCTAAAATACTTCATAAAACACTAAAAAATTATGCAGGTATTCAGTCCTTACCCTCAGGACAAAAGACACAAACTATTGAAGGCTTTTTAGTAGATATTAAAAAACCTGAATTAAATACTTATGTAGAAGCCTTAGGGATTAGCCACGTGATTAACTCACTAACTGAAGCAAATAAAGAGTATCAAAAATTAGTATCTGGTAGGGCTGAGAGTCAGCTTACGAATGTACTTATCAATTCAAGGAAAGTACGTAAAGAGGCTACTAAGCTATATCGGTATCTGATAAAATGTGTGGAAGGGCAACACATAGTTACGCAATCTTCCGAAAGTGCTAATTTTATAAATCTTTTAAATAAGCTAATTGCTGATACAATGAATGCTAATAAACAGCGGTTATCACAAAGTACTATCAATAAAAAATCAACTATTAGCAAAGAAGAAAAGAATCTATCTTCTGAAGAAAAAGTATAG
- a CDS encoding HD family phosphohydrolase yields MRKYWQKLNINPLFLKILIAVITVVLVVQVFPKKAKFKYEFQKGKLWQHETFYAPFEFPLKKSEEQIAKETEQIVSKSVVYYTKDTLVYQHVLQRLPDKITTYFGDKISENRRQEIIDKVTEFLKKSYRVGVFINSQGFTSGTVMIIGKQNQVSELLTSEVFFLEQLNDYVTKELAFEPQYRKNYQALLFEIMQPDLRVEQKFTQKALDENLKDLVYTYGIVNQGQLIIAKGEMVEGERLAMLESLQSEYESETWNQSNYYWSLLGYYTLVSICIFIVLVYLQRYAIDIYNDNIKLSFIFFNVLLIIYLVSFFIKTFPDYIYVAPVCLMLMILKSFFDLRTAIFVFVITILLTGFITPNSFQFIFIQIIAGAFIILNTKDTQYRLNNFISAAYTTIAYLFTYMAFHLITEGQLHNLHVSFLIMFLLNGMGMLFSQPLTYIYERVFGLVCDASLLELTDTNSKLLRELSEKAPGTFQHSMQVANLAEAAAVEIKANALLVRVGALYHDIGKMKNPVYFIENQKTNINPHDCLTPTESARIIINHVAEGVEIARKHKLPERIIEFIKTHHGNSLVYYFYRKEMEQNEQVIESDFRYAGPIPSSKETAILMMADSVEAASRSLKNPTYPMIDEFVESIIKKQFDDHQFMNSDITLKEIERIKAVFKDKLTNIYHLRIPYPK; encoded by the coding sequence ATGAGAAAATATTGGCAAAAATTAAATATAAATCCTCTATTTTTAAAGATTTTGATTGCTGTCATTACAGTAGTTTTGGTGGTGCAGGTATTCCCTAAAAAGGCCAAATTTAAGTATGAATTTCAGAAAGGAAAACTTTGGCAGCACGAAACTTTTTATGCTCCTTTTGAATTTCCTCTAAAAAAAAGCGAAGAGCAAATAGCTAAAGAAACTGAACAAATAGTCAGTAAATCAGTGGTTTATTATACTAAAGATACGTTGGTCTATCAGCACGTACTTCAACGCTTACCCGACAAGATTACCACCTATTTCGGAGATAAAATTTCAGAAAACAGAAGACAGGAAATCATTGATAAAGTAACTGAATTCTTGAAAAAATCTTATCGGGTAGGGGTATTTATCAATTCGCAGGGATTTACCTCAGGTACAGTTATGATTATAGGTAAGCAAAATCAAGTGAGTGAGTTACTTACATCAGAGGTGTTTTTTTTGGAACAGCTCAATGATTATGTAACCAAAGAACTTGCCTTTGAACCTCAGTATCGTAAAAATTACCAAGCATTGCTTTTCGAGATTATGCAACCTGACCTTCGTGTGGAACAGAAGTTTACACAAAAGGCTCTTGATGAGAATCTTAAAGATTTGGTTTATACCTACGGGATAGTCAATCAAGGGCAACTTATCATCGCTAAGGGCGAAATGGTGGAGGGAGAACGCTTGGCGATGCTCGAATCACTTCAATCGGAATACGAATCCGAAACGTGGAATCAGAGCAATTACTATTGGTCTTTATTAGGGTATTACACTTTAGTAAGCATCTGTATTTTTATCGTTTTGGTATATTTGCAACGCTATGCTATTGACATTTATAACGATAACATCAAGCTCAGTTTTATTTTCTTCAATGTTCTGTTAATCATTTATTTGGTGAGTTTTTTTATAAAAACATTCCCCGATTATATCTATGTAGCTCCCGTTTGTTTAATGCTGATGATTCTGAAATCATTTTTTGATTTACGCACAGCAATTTTTGTGTTTGTCATCACGATTTTGTTAACCGGATTTATAACCCCTAATAGTTTTCAATTTATTTTTATTCAGATAATTGCTGGGGCATTCATCATCTTAAATACCAAAGATACGCAATATCGTTTAAATAATTTTATATCAGCAGCATATACTACAATTGCTTATCTGTTTACCTATATGGCTTTCCATTTAATTACAGAAGGTCAGCTCCATAATTTACACGTTTCATTTTTGATTATGTTTCTTTTAAACGGAATGGGAATGCTTTTTTCTCAACCACTTACTTATATTTATGAAAGAGTTTTTGGTTTGGTTTGTGATGCTTCCCTTTTAGAATTGACAGACACTAACTCCAAACTTTTACGTGAACTTTCCGAAAAAGCTCCGGGTACCTTCCAACATTCTATGCAGGTGGCTAATTTGGCGGAAGCCGCAGCCGTTGAAATTAAAGCTAATGCATTATTGGTAAGGGTAGGAGCCTTGTATCACGATATCGGGAAAATGAAAAACCCTGTTTACTTTATTGAAAATCAGAAAACAAATATAAATCCGCACGACTGCTTAACCCCAACTGAAAGTGCCCGTATTATCATCAATCACGTAGCTGAAGGAGTTGAAATTGCCCGAAAGCACAAGCTTCCCGAGCGAATTATCGAATTTATTAAAACACATCACGGCAATAGCTTGGTATATTACTTCTACCGAAAGGAGATGGAACAAAATGAGCAGGTTATAGAGAGTGATTTCCGTTATGCAGGTCCTATACCTTCCTCCAAAGAAACAGCTATTTTGATGATGGCAGACTCGGTGGAGGCAGCTTCCCGAAGCCTTAAAAACCCAACTTACCCAATGATTGATGAGTTCGTTGAGAGTATAATCAAAAAACAATTTGACGACCATCAATTTATGAATTCCGACATTACCCTCAAAGAAATAGAACGTATAAAAGCCGTATTTAAAGATAAACTTACTAACATTTATCATTTGCGTATCCCATATCCGAAGTAA
- the porD gene encoding type IX secretion system protein PorD, whose protein sequence is MKKIIFVLMSCFLGQLHSQELNCTFSVDARQINITDKRVFKTLEKSVQDFINQTSWSNIKNTSKERIQCNMTLVLTKFEGNQFEGNLLVQAMRPVYNAVYQSPVLNLQDKQVAFTYQEHEPLSFNNNTFSSNLTSVLAFYAYVILGFDRDTFAPSAGHPMFLQAQSVLINAQSSGFGGWTDDGTNNRWRLLDELLSESYSQFHQVLYQYHRFGMDLMSSDTKKAKEEIQKALISLSEIANVRLNSYTTNLFFDAKADEIKAIFAAGALINTQVLKEKLQKMAPLHTSKWNEIK, encoded by the coding sequence ATGAAGAAAATTATATTCGTTTTAATGAGCTGTTTTTTGGGGCAGTTGCATTCGCAAGAGCTCAATTGCACCTTTTCGGTGGATGCCCGTCAGATAAACATAACCGACAAACGCGTGTTTAAAACACTTGAAAAGTCGGTACAAGACTTTATCAATCAAACCTCTTGGAGCAATATTAAAAACACCTCCAAAGAAAGAATACAATGTAATATGACTTTGGTACTGACAAAGTTTGAAGGCAATCAATTTGAAGGTAATTTGCTGGTTCAGGCAATGCGCCCAGTGTATAATGCAGTATATCAATCTCCTGTATTAAACCTACAAGACAAGCAAGTTGCCTTTACGTATCAAGAGCACGAACCCTTGTCGTTTAATAACAATACGTTTAGCTCTAATTTGACCTCCGTGTTGGCTTTCTATGCTTACGTCATTTTAGGTTTTGATAGGGATACTTTTGCTCCATCTGCTGGGCATCCGATGTTTTTACAAGCCCAATCAGTACTTATCAATGCTCAAAGTAGTGGGTTTGGCGGGTGGACAGATGATGGCACCAACAACCGTTGGCGATTACTTGATGAACTTCTTTCCGAAAGTTATAGCCAATTTCATCAAGTATTGTATCAGTACCATCGTTTTGGTATGGACTTGATGAGTTCTGATACCAAAAAAGCTAAAGAAGAGATTCAAAAAGCCTTAATTTCGCTTTCCGAAATCGCTAATGTACGGCTCAACTCATACACCACAAACCTATTTTTTGATGCCAAAGCCGATGAAATAAAGGCAATATTTGCTGCAGGGGCGCTTATCAATACACAAGTCTTGAAGGAGAAACTCCAAAAGATGGCGCCGCTACATACCTCAAAATGGAACGAAATCAAGTAA
- the recN gene encoding DNA repair protein RecN: MLTSLSIKNYALIDDLQIDFPEGFIIITGETGAGKSILLDALSLVLGKRADLSALRNTDEKCIIEAEFALEKYDFESVFTELDIDYAPDTFLRREILPSGKSRAFINDTPVTLDVLQQLGQLLVDIHSQHQTLALGSLEYQFQIIDAIANNQHLKSVYAQQLKALKQSEKKLSELIEFQKNANKEYDYNLHLLKELKSAPLQAGIQSELEEIYEQAANVEEIKERISEALQRLSDENIGVISQLRELKGIFGRLENYSQQYKQWFERTESVLIEMEDLQSEVFDVEENIETDPEVLAETSRKLQLIYDLQKKHQVSTVEELMLIQDKLETLVSQVENSADSITQQEQQVALQRTQTLATASQIHQLRQDVLPELDARLTSFMSELGMPNARFSITLTPTESFYANGTDELSFLFSANKGGSFGQLKKVASGGELSRIMLAVKAILAAHTALPTIMFDEIDTGVSGEISQKMGAIMKQMSGNRQVFAITHLPQVAAKGSTHFKVFKEDIDGKTTTQLKRLTQEERIDEISQMLGGKDSANSARNHAIELIRKG; this comes from the coding sequence ATGCTAACTTCACTTTCTATAAAAAACTATGCTCTTATTGACGACTTGCAGATTGATTTCCCCGAAGGGTTCATCATCATCACTGGGGAGACCGGCGCTGGAAAATCCATTCTATTAGATGCCTTATCGTTGGTGTTGGGCAAACGAGCCGACTTGTCCGCTTTACGAAATACCGATGAAAAATGTATCATTGAGGCTGAGTTCGCCTTAGAAAAATATGACTTTGAGTCTGTTTTTACCGAATTGGATATCGATTATGCCCCAGATACATTTCTACGTAGGGAGATACTGCCCTCTGGGAAGTCACGTGCTTTCATCAATGATACCCCCGTAACGCTGGACGTTCTGCAGCAATTGGGGCAACTCTTGGTGGACATACATTCTCAGCACCAAACCTTAGCTTTGGGTAGCTTGGAATACCAGTTTCAAATCATTGATGCCATAGCGAATAATCAGCATTTAAAATCAGTATATGCCCAGCAACTCAAAGCTCTAAAACAAAGCGAAAAGAAACTTTCAGAGCTTATTGAGTTTCAAAAGAATGCTAATAAGGAATATGACTATAACCTCCACCTGCTCAAAGAATTAAAATCAGCACCTTTACAAGCCGGTATTCAAAGCGAATTGGAAGAAATATACGAACAGGCTGCCAATGTTGAGGAGATAAAGGAGCGCATCTCTGAAGCCCTTCAACGGCTTTCAGATGAAAATATCGGTGTGATAAGTCAGTTGCGTGAGCTTAAAGGTATCTTCGGTAGGCTAGAAAACTATTCCCAGCAGTACAAGCAGTGGTTCGAGCGTACCGAATCGGTATTGATTGAGATGGAAGATTTACAATCAGAGGTCTTTGATGTTGAAGAAAATATAGAAACAGACCCCGAGGTGTTAGCTGAAACCTCTCGGAAGCTACAGCTCATATACGATTTACAGAAGAAACATCAAGTAAGTACGGTGGAGGAATTGATGCTGATACAAGATAAATTGGAAACGTTGGTAAGCCAAGTAGAGAATAGTGCCGATTCAATTACTCAACAAGAGCAGCAAGTAGCCTTGCAGCGTACACAAACTCTTGCAACGGCTTCACAAATACATCAACTACGCCAAGATGTTTTACCTGAGTTAGATGCTCGTCTGACCTCATTTATGAGTGAATTAGGAATGCCTAATGCTCGTTTTTCAATAACATTGACCCCCACAGAGAGTTTCTATGCTAATGGAACAGATGAATTGTCCTTTTTATTCTCTGCCAATAAGGGCGGAAGCTTTGGGCAACTCAAAAAGGTAGCCTCTGGTGGTGAGCTTTCGCGCATAATGTTGGCTGTCAAAGCCATTTTGGCAGCACATACAGCACTGCCTACCATTATGTTTGATGAGATTGATACGGGAGTTTCAGGGGAAATTTCACAAAAAATGGGAGCGATTATGAAGCAAATGAGTGGTAACCGACAGGTATTTGCCATTACCCATTTGCCTCAAGTTGCGGCTAAGGGAAGTACTCACTTTAAGGTATTTAAGGAAGATATTGACGGGAAGACCACCACTCAATTAAAACGATTAACCCAAGAGGAACGCATTGATGAAATTTCTCAAATGCTTGGAGGAAAAGATAGTGCTAACTCTGCCCGAAATCACGCAATTGAGCTTATTCGTAAAGGGTAA